One segment of Paenibacillus rhizovicinus DNA contains the following:
- a CDS encoding VOC family protein, whose amino-acid sequence MGVHSLGAIFIRVSNLENSIPFYSALGLRFRGIEDWDPGRAATFYLLPDHDGFPLMTLVESDKVQVLEYHSYNLNATNVREIYRDLELSGYKLRPVEEWSSPWNHHIMFDVYDPDGHPINIIEVIPINQAQAVQVHR is encoded by the coding sequence ATGGGAGTTCATTCATTAGGTGCGATTTTTATTCGTGTGAGCAACTTAGAGAATTCGATTCCGTTCTATTCTGCTTTAGGTTTGCGATTCCGCGGAATTGAGGACTGGGACCCAGGGCGTGCGGCGACGTTCTACCTGTTACCGGACCATGACGGATTTCCGCTCATGACGTTAGTGGAATCCGACAAGGTTCAGGTGCTGGAATATCATAGCTACAATCTGAATGCGACGAATGTACGGGAGATATATAGGGATTTGGAACTGAGCGGCTATAAGTTAAGGCCGGTCGAGGAATGGTCCTCGCCATGGAACCATCATATTATGTTCGATGTCTATGATCCCGATGGTCATCCGATCAATATTATCGAGGTCATTCCAATTAACCAAGCGCAAGCTGTCCAGGTGCACAGATAG
- a CDS encoding RNA polymerase sigma factor, with product MKVLIYRYSLRMTNDPWEAEDLSQDALLKVHRALELNPQLSISKAYLFRVVSNAWKDKWKRRKGRQALFGDAVLDVAVQDGELSTRELLEVLAERLSPRSLVILLLRDVFDFTARETAAFLSSTEEAIQVALGRARLRLRKLADRSKAEEGLGEARRQSAQWGPHDFDKLVDAFRRRDPRSICRAYIGLARQRVRISRLLWSNGKLAFYLEDPDGNRFMITE from the coding sequence ATGAAAGTTTTAATTTACCGCTACAGCTTGCGAATGACGAACGACCCGTGGGAGGCGGAAGATTTATCGCAGGATGCGCTGCTCAAAGTTCATCGCGCGCTAGAGCTTAATCCTCAATTGTCGATTTCAAAGGCTTACTTATTTCGCGTGGTTAGTAATGCGTGGAAAGATAAATGGAAACGGAGAAAAGGCCGCCAAGCGCTGTTCGGCGATGCTGTCCTCGATGTGGCCGTGCAGGATGGGGAGCTATCGACGAGAGAATTGCTGGAAGTGCTGGCAGAGCGCCTGTCCCCTCGTTCTTTGGTCATTTTGCTGCTGAGGGATGTGTTTGATTTCACGGCAAGGGAGACGGCGGCCTTTCTGTCTTCCACCGAAGAGGCGATCCAAGTTGCGCTTGGCCGTGCAAGGCTCAGGCTGCGTAAACTTGCCGATCGGTCCAAGGCGGAAGAGGGGTTAGGAGAAGCGCGCCGTCAGTCCGCGCAATGGGGACCGCATGATTTCGACAAGCTGGTAGATGCTTTTCGAAGGCGAGACCCGAGGTCGATTTGCCGGGCCTATATCGGACTTGCGAGGCAGCGAGTACGTATAAGCCGGCTGCTATGGTCGAATGGCAAACTTGCTTTCTATTTGGAAGACCCGGACGGCAACCGGTTCATGATTACCGAATAA
- a CDS encoding DUF4838 domain-containing protein yields the protein MNTTTKATMEEKRGILILPEEAGLYWADLIARSGLNLVGIHPGWGAGALEELEKMLDFVKTPQFAEFAQRMKELNVAIEFEAHAMSWLVPRALFSEHPDWFRMDESGNRNADFNLCASSPEALLFLETRSEELARALPSPTGRYYFWIDDVTGSACHCGNCRVLSASDQAMIFYNHILRGIRRFDLEAEHCYLAYQDTIQAPDKVKPDPGIFLEYAPIYRDSARPINDPDCPENYKELEHLPGLLRLFGQEGAQILEYWMDNSRFLKWQKPLSPLPFYEEVIRRDAEYYRSLGFNRQTSFGVWLGEDYGQAFGEPPIIAYARAIEG from the coding sequence ATGAATACGACTACGAAGGCAACTATGGAAGAGAAACGCGGCATACTCATTTTGCCTGAGGAGGCTGGCCTCTATTGGGCGGATCTGATCGCGCGTTCGGGCCTTAATCTGGTGGGCATCCATCCGGGCTGGGGAGCGGGAGCGCTCGAGGAACTCGAGAAAATGCTGGATTTCGTGAAGACGCCGCAATTTGCGGAATTCGCGCAGCGGATGAAAGAGCTGAACGTAGCTATCGAGTTCGAGGCCCACGCCATGTCATGGCTCGTTCCGCGAGCCCTATTCTCCGAGCATCCCGACTGGTTCCGAATGGATGAGTCAGGCAACCGGAATGCGGACTTCAACTTATGCGCGTCCAGCCCGGAGGCGCTCCTTTTCTTGGAGACGCGGTCGGAAGAGCTAGCCCGCGCATTGCCTTCGCCGACGGGGCGATATTATTTTTGGATCGACGACGTGACCGGCAGCGCTTGCCATTGCGGGAATTGCCGGGTATTGTCCGCCTCCGACCAGGCGATGATTTTCTATAATCATATCTTGCGTGGGATACGGCGATTCGATCTAGAGGCCGAGCACTGTTATCTGGCTTACCAGGATACCATTCAGGCACCTGATAAAGTGAAGCCAGATCCTGGCATCTTTCTGGAATACGCCCCCATCTATCGCGATTCGGCCCGGCCGATCAACGATCCGGATTGCCCGGAGAACTACAAGGAGCTCGAGCACCTGCCTGGCCTGCTGCGACTGTTCGGACAAGAAGGCGCTCAAATCCTGGAATACTGGATGGACAATTCCCGGTTTTTGAAATGGCAGAAACCGCTGAGCCCGCTGCCTTTCTACGAAGAGGTTATTCGCCGGGATGCGGAGTATTATCGGAGCTTGGGGTTCAATCGGCAGACCAGCTTCGGCGTATGGCTGGGAGAGGACTACGGTCAGGCTTTCGGAGAGCCGCCGATCATCGCTTATGCTCGCGCAATCGAGGGATAA
- a CDS encoding HEAT repeat domain-containing protein: protein MKVEHTEDQIEEQISAAPGMEELKRAVSRTSNWRERLKAVEALRELGGQPAVDLLTRIVKNDTVHQVQLAAHSALTELGVEAERPLKKTIELVKGTGKILLRIKKSLPAGHSYEAFKEKLKHMRTDVYDIYEGDKGEGFDEWLESTWSSLSGR, encoded by the coding sequence ATGAAAGTGGAACATACAGAGGACCAAATCGAAGAACAAATAAGCGCCGCGCCGGGCATGGAAGAATTGAAGAGAGCCGTGAGCCGTACGTCGAATTGGCGCGAGCGGCTGAAAGCCGTGGAAGCGCTGAGAGAGCTGGGCGGCCAGCCTGCTGTCGATCTATTGACGCGCATCGTCAAGAACGATACCGTCCATCAAGTGCAGTTGGCTGCGCATAGCGCATTGACGGAGCTGGGCGTGGAAGCCGAGCGTCCGCTGAAGAAGACGATCGAGCTGGTCAAGGGCACGGGCAAGATCTTGCTGCGCATCAAGAAGAGCCTGCCTGCCGGCCACTCGTACGAGGCGTTCAAAGAGAAGCTGAAGCATATGCGGACGGACGTGTACGATATTTACGAAGGCGACAAGGGAGAAGGCTTCGACGAATGGCTCGAAAGCACATGGTCTTCCTTGTCCGGAAGGTAG
- a CDS encoding Dph6-related ATP pyrophosphatase: MNETINWKTGAHGHPFIASFSGGKDSTLALYKSMQVGEAIGIIVMLEEEGKRSRSHGMPPELIRAQAEAIGLPVYMASASWEDYEREFMVLLEQAKQRGAEALVTGDLDMPVEDCWHDKVTRNAGLKLGMPLWEMDHFEVVAAFIDLGFESVLVTVNLSLGMREEDLGRTLTHDYVKELQARGIDPCGEGGEFHTTVIDGPLFKHRIPVRHGGIVRNGEYAFLPLELALP, translated from the coding sequence ATGAACGAAACTATAAATTGGAAAACCGGCGCTCACGGGCATCCGTTTATCGCCTCCTTCAGCGGGGGGAAGGACAGCACCCTGGCGCTGTACAAGTCCATGCAGGTCGGAGAGGCGATCGGGATCATCGTCATGCTGGAGGAAGAAGGGAAACGTTCCCGCTCCCACGGCATGCCTCCCGAGCTCATTCGCGCTCAGGCCGAAGCGATCGGCTTGCCCGTTTATATGGCGTCTGCAAGCTGGGAGGACTATGAACGCGAATTCATGGTCTTATTGGAACAAGCGAAGCAACGCGGCGCAGAAGCGTTGGTTACCGGAGACTTGGATATGCCTGTCGAAGATTGCTGGCATGACAAGGTTACCCGGAACGCAGGCCTGAAGCTTGGCATGCCGCTGTGGGAAATGGATCATTTTGAAGTTGTCGCGGCGTTTATCGATCTGGGATTCGAATCCGTTCTGGTCACGGTGAATCTATCGTTGGGGATGCGGGAAGAGGATCTGGGACGAACGTTAACGCACGACTACGTGAAGGAACTGCAAGCCCGCGGTATTGACCCTTGCGGAGAAGGCGGCGAGTTCCACACCACTGTCATCGACGGCCCCCTCTTCAAGCATCGCATTCCCGTTCGTCATGGCGGCATCGTCAGGAATGGGGAGTATGCCTTCTTACCCTTGGAGCTGGCGCTTCCTTAA
- a CDS encoding GNAT family N-acetyltransferase yields the protein MEYRKARPDEREAYIDLANYAFKIDFESVIPKVYGKDMDPSAMHMVAADEQGRLRAQVAVYPEPMNVGGFPLRAGYLGIVSVHPRARGEGHMKVLMNKWLEEAPQSYDMLVLYGQRQRYEYFDFTLGGVRIKYTVGQDNARHALNDVSIDGLSIRPLFEIEGAAAFAGKLNDARPSFVQRDEQQMPFVLTGLEQRPLGVLDEGRLIGYLVVGKTGKEITEFAMENADDIPRAMKAYLAHAGTDWLSVLAPEYETELNASLSRFAENYAIETSDMYHIFDFARVLEAYLTLKHRTIGLAYGQFSAILDGQPVTARVDENGVTVERSALPGAGEFTKQQAQKLLLTPHGRFMEARVPAGWFPLPIFWYMADKF from the coding sequence ATGGAATACAGAAAGGCAAGACCGGACGAGCGCGAGGCTTATATCGATTTAGCCAACTACGCTTTTAAAATCGATTTCGAATCCGTGATTCCGAAAGTGTACGGCAAGGACATGGACCCGTCGGCGATGCATATGGTCGCTGCGGACGAGCAGGGACGGCTGCGAGCGCAAGTGGCCGTTTATCCGGAACCGATGAACGTCGGCGGCTTTCCGCTGCGAGCAGGATACTTGGGCATTGTGTCGGTGCATCCGAGGGCCCGCGGAGAAGGACATATGAAGGTACTGATGAACAAGTGGCTCGAAGAAGCGCCGCAATCGTACGATATGCTCGTGTTATACGGTCAGCGTCAACGATACGAATATTTCGACTTCACGCTCGGAGGAGTGAGAATCAAATATACGGTTGGGCAAGACAATGCCCGCCATGCGTTGAACGACGTGAGCATCGACGGGCTGTCCATCCGCCCGCTGTTCGAGATCGAAGGCGCCGCAGCCTTCGCGGGCAAGCTGAACGATGCCCGGCCGTCGTTCGTGCAACGCGACGAGCAGCAGATGCCGTTCGTCTTAACCGGTCTAGAGCAGCGTCCGCTCGGGGTTCTGGACGAGGGCAGACTGATCGGCTATCTGGTTGTCGGCAAGACAGGCAAAGAAATCACCGAATTCGCGATGGAGAATGCAGACGACATTCCGCGGGCGATGAAAGCATATTTGGCGCATGCGGGCACGGACTGGCTGTCGGTTCTCGCGCCGGAATACGAGACGGAGCTGAATGCGAGCTTGAGCCGTTTTGCGGAAAATTACGCGATCGAGACGTCCGACATGTACCATATTTTCGATTTTGCGCGAGTGCTTGAAGCCTATCTGACGCTGAAGCATCGGACGATCGGACTTGCGTACGGTCAATTCTCCGCCATATTGGATGGCCAGCCCGTAACTGCCCGCGTGGATGAGAACGGCGTAACGGTCGAACGATCGGCGCTGCCTGGCGCTGGCGAGTTTACCAAGCAGCAGGCCCAGAAGCTTCTGCTCACGCCGCACGGCCGTTTTATGGAAGCCCGCGTCCCGGCCGGATGGTTTCCGCTCCCGATCTTCTGGTACATGGCCGATAAGTTTTGA